A window from Pseudomonas sp. MRSN 12121 encodes these proteins:
- a CDS encoding ATP-binding protein — protein MTPPLPRRPRWRSLALLALCLAPLLWPLEHLAERYYRSELAGQNRQTLDLYVANLLGTLHRYEVLPQILGELPALRAVLGAPDDGVTQGNANRLLNNISAQTGAEVMYLMDTAGNTLAASNWDKHDSFVGRNFSFRPYFSEAMAGRLGRFFGLGTTSAKRGYFFAAAVRQGEKIIGVLVVKVDLDHTESLWGKTPEQLVVTDHNGVVILTSRAEWRFRSTRPLSADENKAIVAIQPYPTRDPRPLNLDSSAWLTQTRQIDETGWSVSILAPRTLIDRPVRTVVAVGGATLLVLMLLLGLMMQRRRHYLERIAFEAKARRELERRVAERTSDLEGLNRRLKQEVLEREHAQQELVRAQDDLVQAGKLSALGTMSASISHELNQPLAAIRSYAENAEVLLDHQRTEDARGNLKLISELTGRMASIIAHLRAFARRDRHAPESVALQPALDDALALLAKRRRAMEVELIRDLPAATLWVEAGETRLRQVLGNLLANALDALTEKGPPRKLWLSAESTATGVNLYIRDNGPGFCMEALGRAGEPFYTTKTRTQGLGLGLAICDTLMRAFGGELSFANHREGGALITLRLRAGAPGVSLQPSEDRSV, from the coding sequence ATGACCCCACCCCTTCCCCGACGCCCCCGCTGGCGTAGCCTGGCTTTGCTGGCCCTGTGCCTGGCGCCGCTGCTGTGGCCGCTGGAGCACCTGGCCGAGCGTTACTACCGCAGCGAACTGGCGGGCCAGAACCGCCAGACCCTGGACCTGTATGTAGCCAACCTGCTGGGCACCCTGCACCGCTATGAAGTGCTGCCGCAGATCCTCGGCGAGCTGCCGGCGCTGCGCGCGGTCCTCGGCGCGCCGGACGACGGCGTCACCCAGGGCAACGCCAACCGCCTGCTGAACAACATCAGCGCGCAGACCGGGGCCGAAGTCATGTACCTGATGGACACCGCCGGCAACACCCTGGCGGCGTCCAACTGGGACAAGCACGACAGTTTCGTCGGCCGCAATTTCTCTTTCCGCCCGTATTTCAGCGAGGCCATGGCCGGGCGCCTGGGGCGCTTCTTCGGCCTGGGCACCACCTCGGCCAAGCGCGGCTATTTCTTCGCCGCCGCCGTGCGCCAGGGCGAGAAAATCATCGGCGTGCTGGTGGTCAAGGTCGACCTGGACCACACCGAGAGCCTCTGGGGCAAAACCCCCGAACAGCTGGTGGTCACCGATCACAATGGCGTGGTGATCCTCACCTCGCGGGCGGAATGGCGTTTCCGCTCGACCCGCCCGCTGAGCGCAGACGAGAACAAGGCCATCGTCGCCATCCAGCCCTACCCGACCCGCGATCCCCGGCCGCTGAACCTCGACTCCAGCGCCTGGCTGACCCAGACCCGGCAAATCGACGAAACCGGCTGGAGCGTGAGCATCCTCGCCCCGCGCACCCTGATCGATCGCCCGGTGCGCACAGTGGTCGCGGTCGGCGGCGCCACCCTGCTGGTGCTGATGTTGCTGCTCGGCCTGATGATGCAGCGGCGGCGCCACTACCTGGAACGCATCGCCTTCGAAGCCAAGGCCCGCCGCGAGCTGGAAAGACGCGTGGCCGAACGCACCAGCGACCTGGAAGGGCTCAACCGCCGCCTGAAACAGGAAGTCCTGGAACGCGAACACGCGCAGCAGGAACTGGTGCGCGCCCAGGACGACCTGGTGCAGGCCGGCAAGCTCTCGGCCCTGGGCACCATGTCGGCGAGCATCAGCCATGAACTCAACCAGCCCCTGGCGGCGATCCGCAGCTACGCGGAAAACGCCGAGGTGCTGCTCGACCACCAGCGCACCGAGGATGCCCGCGGCAACCTCAAGCTGATCAGCGAGCTGACCGGGCGCATGGCCTCGATCATCGCCCACTTGCGCGCCTTCGCCCGGCGCGACCGGCATGCCCCGGAAAGCGTCGCCCTGCAACCGGCGCTGGACGACGCCCTGGCGCTGCTGGCCAAGCGCCGGCGGGCGATGGAGGTGGAGCTGATCCGCGACCTGCCGGCGGCCACCCTGTGGGTCGAGGCCGGGGAAACCCGCCTGCGCCAGGTGCTCGGCAACCTGCTGGCCAATGCCCTGGACGCCCTGACCGAGAAGGGCCCGCCGCGCAAACTCTGGTTGAGTGCCGAATCCACCGCCACTGGCGTCAACCTCTACATTCGCGACAACGGCCCGGGTTTCTGCATGGAAGCCCTGGGCCGCGCCGGCGAGCCCTTCTACACCACCAAGACCCGGACCCAGGGGCTTGGCCTGGGCCTGGCGATCTGCGACACCCTGATGCGTGCCTTCGGCGGTGAACTGTCGTTCGCCAACCACCGCGAAGGTGGCGCCCTGATTACCCTGCGGCTGCGCGCCGGCGCGCCGGGAGTGAGCCTGCAACCGTCCGAGGACCGCAGCGTATGA
- the rfbD gene encoding dTDP-4-dehydrorhamnose reductase, producing MSGRLKILISGQHGQVSQALQQHLGNQYELIVPGRERLDLTQPDAIRQQVRSLRPHLIINAAAHTAVDQAQSEPELAFAINASAPGVFAEEAQALGIPLIHYSTDYVFDGSKPAPYTEDDEPNPLSVYGQSKLAGERAIAAVGGAHLILRTSWVYSNTGKNFLLTMQRLLQEKPHLRVVADQIGAPTWASTIATSTAALIERWQAGTPGAWGTYHLTADGETSWFGFAQAIGEHLLAQGKACATLEAIPSSAYPTPARRPLNSRLDCSRLAREWGVAQPQWRNALRECLAGQS from the coding sequence ATGAGCGGACGCCTGAAGATCCTGATCAGCGGCCAGCACGGCCAGGTGTCCCAGGCCTTGCAGCAGCACCTGGGCAACCAGTACGAACTGATCGTGCCGGGGCGCGAGCGGCTCGACCTGACGCAGCCGGATGCGATTCGCCAGCAGGTGCGCAGCCTGCGTCCGCACCTGATCATCAATGCCGCGGCCCACACCGCCGTCGACCAGGCGCAAAGCGAGCCGGAGCTGGCCTTCGCGATCAATGCCAGCGCACCCGGGGTGTTTGCCGAGGAAGCCCAGGCGTTGGGCATTCCGCTGATCCACTACTCCACCGATTACGTCTTCGACGGCAGCAAGCCTGCGCCCTACACCGAGGACGACGAACCCAACCCGCTGAGCGTCTACGGCCAGAGCAAACTGGCCGGCGAACGGGCCATCGCCGCGGTTGGCGGCGCGCACCTGATCCTGCGCACCAGCTGGGTGTACTCGAACACCGGAAAAAATTTCCTGCTGACCATGCAGCGCCTGTTGCAGGAAAAACCGCACCTGCGCGTGGTGGCCGACCAGATCGGCGCGCCGACCTGGGCCAGCACCATCGCCACCAGCACCGCCGCCCTGATCGAGCGCTGGCAGGCCGGCACGCCGGGAGCATGGGGCACCTATCACCTGACCGCGGACGGTGAAACCTCCTGGTTCGGCTTCGCCCAGGCCATCGGCGAACATCTGCTGGCCCAGGGCAAGGCCTGCGCGACCCTGGAGGCGATTCCCTCCAGCGCTTACCCGACACCCGCGCGGCGGCCTTTGAACTCGCGTCTCGATTGCAGCCGCCTGGCACGCGAGTGGGGCGTGGCGCAGCCGCAATGGCGCAACGCCTTGCGCGAGTGCCTGGCCGGTCAGTCCTGA
- the rfbC gene encoding dTDP-4-dehydrorhamnose 3,5-epimerase has protein sequence MKVLATELPGVLIVEPKVFGDERGFFYESFNARAFAEATGVHAPFVQDNHSRSQKGVLRGLHYQIENTQGKLVRVVAGEVLDVTVDIRRSSPHFGQWLGVRLSAANHRQLWVPEGFAHGFVVLSEYAEFLYKTTDYYTPAAERCIRWDDPTLAIDWQLTGPAQLSAKDQAGKLLSEAELFP, from the coding sequence ATGAAAGTACTGGCCACCGAACTGCCCGGCGTGCTGATCGTCGAACCCAAGGTCTTCGGCGACGAGCGCGGTTTTTTCTACGAAAGCTTCAATGCCCGGGCGTTTGCGGAGGCGACCGGGGTGCACGCGCCCTTCGTCCAGGACAACCATTCGCGCTCGCAAAAGGGCGTACTGCGCGGCCTGCACTACCAGATCGAGAACACCCAGGGAAAACTGGTGCGGGTGGTGGCGGGCGAAGTGCTCGACGTGACGGTGGACATCCGCCGCAGCTCGCCGCACTTCGGCCAGTGGCTGGGGGTGCGCCTGTCCGCGGCCAACCATCGCCAGCTGTGGGTTCCGGAAGGTTTCGCCCACGGTTTCGTGGTGCTGAGCGAGTACGCCGAATTCCTCTACAAGACCACCGACTACTACACCCCGGCGGCCGAACGCTGCATTCGCTGGGACGACCCGACCCTGGCCATCGACTGGCAGCTCACAGGCCCGGCGCAGCTCTCGGCGAAAGACCAGGCCGGCAAACTGCTCAGCGAAGCCGAGCTGTTTCCATGA
- the rfbA gene encoding glucose-1-phosphate thymidylyltransferase RfbA produces the protein MMKGIVLAGGSGTRLHPITLGVSKQLLPVYDKPMIYYPISVLMLAGIKDILLISTPQDLPQYRNLLGDGSQFGVRFSYAEQPSPDGLAQAFLIGEEFIGDDPVCLILGDNIFHGQHFTEKLQNAARKASGATVFGYWVKDPQRFGVIDFDEQGNALSIEEKPLHPKSSYAVTGLYFYDNSVVSIAKAVKPSARGELEITDVNNAYLQRGDLSVERFGRGFAWLDTGTHDSLLEASQYVQTIEHRQGLKVACLEEIAYNQGWIDRDHLLAHAKYFGKTGYGQYLYSLAGEAQ, from the coding sequence ATGATGAAAGGTATCGTTCTGGCGGGCGGCTCGGGCACTCGCCTGCACCCGATCACCCTGGGGGTTTCCAAGCAACTGCTGCCGGTCTACGACAAGCCGATGATCTATTACCCGATCTCGGTGCTGATGCTGGCCGGCATCAAGGACATCCTGCTGATTTCCACTCCGCAGGATCTGCCGCAGTACCGCAACCTGCTGGGCGACGGCAGCCAGTTCGGGGTGCGCTTCAGCTATGCCGAGCAGCCGTCGCCGGACGGCCTGGCGCAGGCGTTCCTGATCGGCGAGGAATTCATTGGCGACGATCCCGTCTGCCTGATCCTGGGCGACAACATCTTCCACGGCCAGCACTTCACCGAGAAGCTGCAGAACGCCGCCCGCAAGGCCTCGGGAGCGACCGTCTTCGGCTACTGGGTCAAGGACCCGCAACGCTTCGGCGTGATCGACTTCGACGAACAGGGCAACGCGCTGTCCATCGAGGAAAAGCCCCTGCATCCCAAGTCCAGCTACGCGGTGACCGGGCTGTACTTCTATGACAACTCGGTGGTCAGCATCGCCAAGGCGGTCAAGCCTTCGGCGCGCGGCGAACTGGAGATCACCGACGTCAACAACGCCTACCTGCAACGCGGCGACCTCAGCGTCGAACGCTTCGGCCGTGGCTTTGCCTGGCTCGATACCGGCACCCACGACAGCCTGCTGGAAGCCTCGCAGTACGTGCAGACCATCGAGCACCGCCAGGGCCTGAAAGTCGCCTGCCTCGAGGAGATCGCCTACAACCAGGGCTGGATCGATCGCGACCACCTGCTGGCCCATGCCAAGTACTTCGGCAAGACCGGTTATGGCCAATACCTCTACAGCCTGGCGGGAGAAGCCCAATGA
- the rfbB gene encoding dTDP-glucose 4,6-dehydratase, whose product MRILVTGGAGFIGSALVRHLIRNTGHEVLNLDKLTYAGNLESLTSIATDTRYEFVQADIVDQATVSALLERFQPQAIMHLAAESHVDRSIDGPSDFIQTNIVGTYSLLEATRAYWQRLPAAEKSAFRFHHISTDEVYGDLHGVDDLFTETTPYAPSSPYSASKAASDHLVRAWQRTYGLPVLITNCSNNYGPFHFPEKLIPLVILNALAGKPLPVYGNGLQVRDWLFVEDHARALLKVVSEGVVGETYNIGGHNEQTNIDVVRGICQLLEELAPQKPAGVQHYADLITFVQDRPGHDLRYAIDAGKIERELGWVPQETFASGLRKTVQWYLDNQEWCQRVQDGSYQGQRLGFTDFKDLIA is encoded by the coding sequence ATGCGCATTCTCGTTACCGGCGGCGCCGGCTTCATCGGATCGGCGCTGGTTCGCCATCTGATCCGCAATACCGGGCACGAAGTGCTCAACCTCGACAAGCTGACCTACGCCGGCAACCTGGAGTCGCTGACGAGCATCGCCACCGATACCCGCTACGAATTCGTCCAGGCCGATATCGTCGACCAGGCCACCGTCAGTGCGCTGCTCGAACGCTTCCAGCCCCAGGCGATCATGCACCTGGCCGCGGAATCCCATGTCGACCGCTCCATCGACGGGCCGTCGGACTTCATCCAGACCAATATCGTCGGCACCTACAGCCTGCTGGAAGCCACGCGCGCCTATTGGCAGCGCCTGCCGGCAGCGGAAAAAAGCGCATTTCGCTTCCACCACATTTCCACCGACGAGGTGTACGGCGACCTGCACGGCGTCGACGACCTGTTCACCGAAACCACGCCCTACGCCCCCAGCTCGCCCTACTCCGCCAGCAAGGCCGCGTCCGACCACCTGGTCCGCGCCTGGCAGCGCACCTACGGCCTGCCGGTGCTGATCACCAACTGCTCGAACAACTACGGGCCGTTCCACTTCCCGGAAAAACTCATCCCGCTGGTGATCCTCAACGCCCTGGCCGGGAAACCGCTGCCGGTGTACGGCAACGGCCTGCAAGTGCGCGACTGGCTGTTCGTCGAAGACCACGCCCGCGCCCTGCTCAAGGTGGTCAGCGAAGGTGTGGTCGGCGAGACCTACAACATCGGCGGCCACAACGAGCAGACCAACATCGACGTGGTGCGCGGCATCTGCCAGTTGCTGGAAGAACTGGCGCCACAAAAACCTGCGGGCGTGCAGCACTACGCCGACCTGATCACCTTCGTCCAGGACCGCCCCGGCCATGACCTGCGCTACGCCATCGACGCCGGCAAGATCGAGCGCGAGCTCGGCTGGGTGCCGCAGGAAACCTTCGCCAGCGGCCTGCGCAAGACCGTGCAGTGGTACCTGGACAATCAGGAATGGTGCCAGCGCGTGCAGGACGGCAGCTACCAGGGACAACGACTTGGCTTCACCGACTTCAAGGATCTGATCGCATGA
- a CDS encoding aminotransferase, whose product MLLATLIHRASLPAPQVTPQQALELLEAHYGLGGTLQSLGSQQDLNYRLDSARGRFVLKICRGDYAALELQAQHAALKHLGSHPELQVPRVIPAKNGADLLSLEVAGQAVHVRLLDYIEGQPLTHLKHLGPELAAGFGRLCGQMDLALADFRHPGLERTLQWDARHAQALIDHLLPVIADERQRQLIAEVSGQAEQRVQRLAEQLPVQPIHLDITDDNVVWQRDAQRHWQVQGVIDFGDLISTWRITDLSVTCAALLHHAEGDPFCILPAVRAYHAVNPLQDAELLALWPLIVARAAVLVLSGEQQVSIDPGNQYSRDNLNHEWEIFRVATSVPFELMEAAILGAVGQALPAIASEGFAPLLPGLVGREFALIDLGVLSPHFEAGNWEQPDIDTHLLQQAATAHGLAASRYGQYRLSRTRPDSADEPDTFPLHVQLQVPPGTAVEAPFAGVLHRVGDGSLRLDGPQLGVRLWGVAPSVHAGAALVKGQVLGTVDGGLKVQLCRGVQLDPPLFCTPSRAVAWQMLCPSPAALLGLACDAEPELDPHELLARRDASFARMQKHYYVDPPRIERGWRNHLIDMQGRSYLDMLNNVAVLGHGHPRMAAEASRQWSLLNTNSRFHYAAIAEFSERLLELAPEGFDRVFLVNSGSEANDLAIRLAWAYSGGRDLLSVLEAYHGWTVGADAVSTSIADNPQALSSRPEWVHPVIAPNTYRGEFRGQDSAADYVRSVEQRLARLAEQNRQLAGFICEPVYGNAGGIALPPGYLKQVYALVRAQGGVCIADEVQVGYGRMGSFFWGFEEQGVVPDIITMAKGMGNGQPLGAVITRREIAEALEAEGYFFSSAGGSPVSCRIGMAVLDVMRDEKLWENAQVVGGHFKQRLEALVERYPLVGAVHGSGFYLGLELVRNRQTLEPATQETALLCDRLRELGIFMQPTGDYLNILKIKPPMVTTRRSVDFFVDMLAKVLDEGL is encoded by the coding sequence ATGTTGCTCGCCACGTTGATTCACCGCGCCAGTCTGCCCGCTCCACAGGTCACTCCACAGCAGGCGCTGGAGCTGCTCGAGGCGCATTACGGCCTGGGTGGCACGCTGCAGTCGCTGGGCAGCCAGCAGGACCTCAACTACCGGCTCGACAGCGCCCGCGGGCGTTTTGTCCTGAAGATCTGCCGTGGCGATTACGCGGCCCTGGAACTGCAGGCCCAGCATGCGGCGCTCAAGCACCTGGGCTCGCACCCCGAGCTGCAGGTGCCGCGGGTGATTCCGGCGAAGAACGGCGCGGATCTGCTGTCGCTGGAAGTGGCCGGCCAGGCGGTGCACGTGCGCCTGCTCGACTATATCGAAGGCCAGCCGCTGACCCACCTCAAACACCTGGGCCCCGAGCTGGCGGCCGGTTTCGGCCGGCTGTGCGGGCAGATGGACCTGGCCCTGGCGGACTTCCGGCACCCGGGGCTGGAGCGCACCCTGCAATGGGACGCACGCCACGCCCAGGCGCTGATCGACCATCTGTTGCCGGTGATCGCCGACGAACGGCAGCGCCAGCTGATCGCCGAGGTGTCCGGCCAGGCCGAGCAGCGCGTGCAGCGCCTGGCCGAGCAGTTGCCGGTGCAGCCGATCCACCTGGACATCACCGACGACAACGTGGTCTGGCAGCGGGATGCCCAGCGCCACTGGCAGGTGCAGGGGGTGATCGATTTCGGCGACCTGATCAGCACCTGGCGCATCACCGATCTGTCGGTCACCTGCGCGGCGCTGCTGCACCATGCCGAGGGCGATCCGTTCTGCATCCTGCCGGCCGTGCGCGCCTACCATGCGGTCAATCCGTTGCAGGACGCCGAGCTGCTGGCACTGTGGCCGCTGATCGTGGCCCGTGCCGCGGTGCTGGTGCTCAGCGGCGAACAGCAGGTGAGCATCGACCCGGGCAACCAGTACAGCCGCGACAACCTGAACCACGAATGGGAGATCTTCCGCGTCGCCACCTCGGTGCCGTTCGAGTTGATGGAAGCGGCCATCCTCGGCGCGGTCGGGCAGGCGCTGCCGGCCATCGCCAGCGAGGGGTTCGCCCCGCTGTTGCCAGGGCTGGTGGGGCGCGAGTTCGCCCTGATCGACCTGGGCGTGCTCAGCCCGCACTTCGAGGCGGGGAACTGGGAGCAACCGGATATCGACACTCACCTGCTGCAACAGGCCGCGACCGCCCATGGGCTGGCGGCCAGTCGCTATGGACAGTACCGCCTGTCGCGGACCCGCCCCGACAGCGCCGACGAGCCGGACACCTTCCCGCTGCATGTGCAATTGCAGGTGCCGCCTGGCACCGCGGTCGAAGCGCCTTTTGCCGGAGTGCTGCACCGTGTCGGCGACGGTTCGCTGCGCCTCGACGGCCCGCAGCTGGGCGTGCGCTTGTGGGGGGTGGCGCCTTCGGTGCATGCCGGCGCGGCCCTGGTCAAGGGCCAGGTCCTGGGGACGGTGGATGGCGGGCTCAAGGTGCAGTTGTGCCGTGGCGTGCAGCTCGATCCGCCGTTGTTCTGCACGCCTTCGCGGGCAGTCGCCTGGCAGATGCTGTGCCCCTCGCCGGCGGCGTTGCTGGGCCTGGCCTGCGACGCCGAGCCGGAGCTCGACCCGCACGAACTGCTGGCGCGGCGCGACGCCAGCTTCGCGCGCATGCAGAAGCACTATTACGTCGACCCGCCGCGCATCGAACGCGGCTGGCGCAACCATCTGATCGACATGCAGGGCCGCTCCTACCTGGACATGCTCAACAACGTCGCGGTGCTCGGCCACGGCCACCCGCGCATGGCGGCGGAGGCCAGCCGCCAGTGGTCGCTGCTCAACACCAACTCGCGCTTCCACTACGCGGCGATCGCCGAATTTTCCGAGCGCCTGCTCGAACTGGCGCCGGAAGGTTTCGACCGGGTGTTCCTGGTCAACAGCGGCAGCGAGGCCAACGACCTGGCGATCCGCCTGGCCTGGGCCTATAGCGGTGGGCGCGACCTGCTCAGCGTGCTGGAGGCCTACCACGGCTGGACGGTGGGCGCGGACGCGGTCTCCACCTCGATCGCCGACAACCCCCAGGCCCTGAGCAGCCGCCCCGAGTGGGTGCATCCGGTGATCGCGCCCAACACCTACCGCGGCGAGTTCCGCGGCCAGGACAGCGCTGCGGATTATGTGCGCAGCGTCGAACAGCGCCTGGCCAGGCTGGCGGAGCAGAACCGCCAGCTGGCCGGTTTCATCTGTGAGCCGGTGTACGGCAACGCGGGCGGTATCGCCCTGCCGCCGGGCTACCTGAAGCAGGTGTACGCGCTGGTCCGCGCCCAGGGCGGGGTGTGCATCGCCGACGAAGTGCAGGTCGGCTACGGACGCATGGGCTCGTTCTTCTGGGGCTTCGAGGAGCAGGGTGTGGTGCCGGACATCATCACCATGGCCAAGGGCATGGGCAACGGCCAGCCGCTGGGGGCGGTGATCACCCGCCGGGAGATCGCCGAGGCGCTGGAGGCCGAGGGTTATTTCTTCTCCTCGGCCGGCGGCAGCCCGGTGAGCTGCCGGATCGGCATGGCGGTGCTGGATGTCATGCGCGACGAAAAACTCTGGGAAAACGCCCAGGTGGTCGGCGGCCATTTCAAGCAGCGCCTCGAGGCCCTGGTGGAGCGCTATCCGTTGGTGGGCGCGGTGCACGGCTCGGGCTTCTACCTGGGCCTGGAGTTGGTCCGCAATCGCCAGACCCTGGAACCGGCAACGCAGGAAACCGCGCTGCTGTGCGATCGCTTGCGCGAGCTGGGGATCTTCATGCAGCCCACCGGCGATTACCTGAACATCCTCAAGATCAAGCCGCCGATGGTCACCACGCGCCGCAGCGTCGACTTCTTCGTCGACATGCTGGCCAAGGTGCTCGACGAGGGGCTCTAA
- the aguB gene encoding N-carbamoylputrescine amidase: MSRIVTVAATQMACSWDLEANLETAEKLVRAAAAKGAQIILIQELFEAPYFCQKPNPDYLQLATPVQSNAAIAHFQKVARELQVVLPISFYELAGRARFNSIAIIDADGSNLGIYRKSHIPDGPGYHEKYYFNPGDTGFKVWNTRYAKIGVGICWDQWFPECARSMALQGAELLFYPTAIGSEPHDRTISSRDHWQRVQQGHAGANLMPLIASNRIGNEEQDGYDITFYGSSFIADQFGEKVQELNKTEEGILVHSFDLDELEHIRSAWGSFRDRRPNLYGALKTLDGSLES, translated from the coding sequence ATGAGTCGTATCGTTACCGTCGCCGCTACCCAGATGGCTTGTTCCTGGGACCTCGAAGCCAACCTCGAGACCGCCGAGAAGCTGGTCCGCGCAGCCGCCGCCAAGGGCGCGCAGATCATCCTGATCCAGGAACTGTTCGAGGCCCCGTACTTCTGCCAGAAGCCGAACCCGGACTACCTGCAACTGGCGACGCCGGTTCAGAGCAACGCCGCCATCGCGCACTTCCAGAAAGTCGCCCGGGAGCTGCAAGTGGTGCTGCCGATCAGCTTCTATGAGCTCGCGGGGCGGGCGCGCTTCAACAGCATCGCGATCATCGACGCCGACGGCAGCAATCTCGGGATTTATCGTAAAAGCCATATCCCGGACGGCCCGGGCTACCACGAGAAGTACTACTTCAACCCGGGCGATACCGGCTTCAAGGTGTGGAACACCCGCTACGCGAAGATCGGCGTGGGCATCTGCTGGGATCAGTGGTTCCCCGAGTGCGCCCGCAGCATGGCCCTGCAAGGCGCGGAGCTGCTGTTCTACCCGACCGCCATCGGCAGCGAGCCGCACGACCGGACCATCTCCTCGCGCGATCACTGGCAGCGCGTCCAGCAGGGCCATGCCGGCGCCAACCTGATGCCGCTGATCGCCAGCAACCGCATCGGCAACGAAGAGCAGGACGGCTACGACATCACCTTCTACGGCTCGTCGTTCATCGCCGACCAGTTCGGCGAAAAAGTGCAGGAGCTGAACAAAACCGAAGAAGGTATCCTTGTGCATTCCTTCGACCTCGACGAGCTGGAGCACATCCGCAGCGCGTGGGGTTCGTTCCGTGACCGTCGTCCGAACCTGTACGGCGCGTTGAAAACCCTCGACGGTTCCCTGGAGTCCTGA